The Methanothrix sp. genome has a segment encoding these proteins:
- a CDS encoding IS1 family transposase (programmed frameshift) produces MGKRGPKPRFLDVACPNEQCNLFGIAGKGNVTVYGTYKISSGKVRKYICHTCGTRFCDRTNTAFYDTRTNEEKIKLALKMAMRGMSVLGIAEILESKPSTVSTWISKAAKHSEKVNEVVLKDVETPKVEMDEAWTFVGKNTLPREGEYEDKGTWIWISMAANCRLVLSHVIGERSQENADQLVSNTAKRLRSMPLFVTDGLRLYAAALRKQYGKLQPFAPTGKRGRPRSPKLIVDELLQYAQVIKMRVNGRLKKVVKRIIFGKDIDHKMISTSYIERQNLTCRQDNNRISRKTIGFSKETAELNNQMTLYFAHFNYCRKHRALKYRNEMGITKFNSPAKQAGLIDHVWSLQELLTFPYYKTQTH; encoded by the exons ATGGGCAAAAGAGGTCCAAAGCCTCGATTCTTGGATGTAGCATGCCCGAATGAGCAGTGCAATCTATTTGGAATTGCTGGGAAAGGAAACGTCACTGTGTACGGAACTTACAAGATAAGCTCCGGCAAGGTCAGGAAATATATTTGCCACACATGTGGTACCAGATTCTGTGATAGAACTAACACTGCATTCTATGACACAAGAACAAACGAAGAAAAGATCAAGCTGGCTCTAAAAATGGCCATGCGTGGAATGAGTGTCTTAGGAATAGCTGAGATCCTTGAGTCAAAACCATCTACTGTAAGCACTTGGATCTCGAAAGCAGCAAAGCATAGTGAAAAAGTCAATGAAGTTGTCTTGAAGGATGTAGAGACCCCAAAGGTAGAGATGGACGAGGCATGGACTTTTGTGGGGAAAAACAC ACTACCCAGAGAAGGTGAATACGAAGATAAAGGAACTTGGATCTGGATAAGCATGGCTGCAAATTGCAGGTTGGTGCTTTCACATGTTATCGGTGAGCGATCTCAGGAAAATGCAGATCAGCTCGTTTCAAATACTGCCAAAAGACTCAGATCAATGCCGCTCTTTGTGACAGATGGATTAAGACTATATGCAGCAGCTCTTCGAAAGCAATATGGAAAACTACAGCCGTTCGCACCAACAGGCAAGCGAGGGCGACCTCGAAGTCCTAAATTAATCGTAGATGAACTATTACAATATGCTCAAGTCATTAAAATGAGGGTCAACGGTAGACTAAAAAAAGTGGTCAAGAGAATCATATTTGGCAAAGATATAGACCACAAAATGATATCTACCAGCTACATTGAACGGCAAAACCTGACATGCAGACAAGATAATAACCGCATATCAAGGAAAACCATAGGTTTCTCTAAGGAGACTGCAGAATTGAATAACCAAATGACCCTATATTTCGCGCACTTCAACTACTGCCGAAAGCATCGTGCTCTAAAATATAGAAATGAGATGGGCATAACGAAGTTCAATAGTCCCGCGAAGCAAGCTGGCTTAATCGATCATGTCTGGAGCTTGCAGGAACTCTTGACTTTTCCATATTACAAAACTCAAACCCATTAG
- a CDS encoding DUF1699 family protein, which translates to MKLRVVSSKKEITDLNRNEQLVHLAFRASNMDVMNLVQSCPRLRAVQIPPSYHETLSRAAQQFLEIQGVQLLKGDVWGHRKDIDEYFAIGERVVNRISTLMSEGNSIEETVKKLQRETKLSEDLIRYILREQVMV; encoded by the coding sequence ATGAAGCTGAGGGTTGTTAGTTCAAAAAAAGAGATCACCGACCTGAACAGAAATGAGCAACTGGTTCATCTGGCCTTCAGGGCCTCCAATATGGATGTTATGAACCTGGTGCAGTCATGCCCCCGCCTGCGAGCAGTACAGATTCCACCATCCTACCATGAGACTCTGTCCCGGGCTGCTCAGCAGTTCCTGGAGATTCAGGGGGTTCAGCTCTTGAAGGGAGATGTTTGGGGCCATCGCAAGGATATTGATGAGTATTTTGCCATCGGGGAACGGGTGGTGAACCGGATCTCCACTCTGATGTCTGAGGGAAACAGCATTGAGGAGACTGTGAAAAAGCTGCAGAGGGAGACAAAGCTCTCAGAGGATCTCATCCGTTATATCCTCAGGGAGCAGGTGATGGTCTGA
- a CDS encoding 5-methyltetrahydropteroyltriglutamate--homocysteine methyltransferase codes for MQKGRGNDGIKGIIFDDIGSYPLPRGVRLDGLSREQYLQVAGQVLTEKISAGVEIPTYPQLRDMIRMFMDPIQDPDITESPFLIKRDEARILEMEAVPAGQKVRVCVTGPIELYISAFGATAYNDILYTLAESVSRFLEGAKEGGKMALASLDEPSLGLNSSIIFTEEEIQEALEIASRPCREMDCEVHLHSPLYAGLCARVSGINILGVESAAHPDYLRLIDRDLLEETETYLRAGIARTDILALSAQLNDIHGTNLWEDLPRLEREILKMESPQVMKGRLDQAYSMFGERLIATGPDCGLGSWPSQELAGDLLRNCSAAIASFRSEHL; via the coding sequence ATGCAGAAAGGCAGAGGGAATGACGGGATAAAGGGAATAATATTCGATGATATCGGAAGCTATCCTCTGCCCAGAGGGGTCCGGCTGGATGGCCTCTCCCGCGAGCAGTATCTGCAGGTGGCAGGCCAGGTTCTGACGGAGAAGATCAGTGCTGGAGTGGAGATTCCCACCTACCCTCAACTGAGGGATATGATTCGCATGTTCATGGATCCCATCCAGGATCCGGATATTACTGAGAGCCCCTTCTTGATCAAGAGGGATGAGGCGAGGATCCTGGAGATGGAGGCTGTCCCTGCCGGCCAGAAGGTGAGGGTCTGCGTCACCGGGCCGATTGAGCTCTACATATCCGCCTTTGGAGCCACCGCCTACAACGATATCCTCTACACTCTGGCCGAGAGCGTCTCCAGGTTTCTGGAGGGGGCGAAGGAGGGAGGAAAGATGGCCCTCGCCTCCCTGGATGAGCCGAGCCTCGGTTTGAACTCCAGCATAATCTTCACTGAAGAGGAGATCCAGGAGGCTTTAGAGATCGCCAGCCGCCCCTGCCGGGAAATGGACTGCGAGGTGCATCTGCACTCTCCCCTCTATGCCGGCCTTTGCGCGCGTGTATCGGGGATCAACATCCTGGGCGTCGAGTCCGCTGCTCATCCGGATTATCTGAGGCTGATCGATAGAGATCTACTGGAGGAGACGGAGACCTATCTGAGGGCGGGAATCGCCCGCACTGACATCCTCGCCCTTTCCGCCCAGCTTAATGATATACATGGGACCAATCTCTGGGAGGATCTGCCCCGCCTGGAAAGAGAGATCCTGAAGATGGAATCGCCTCAGGTTATGAAGGGCAGACTGGACCAGGCTTACTCCATGTTCGGGGAGAGGCTGATTGCCACCGGCCCGGACTGTGGATTGGGGTCCTGGCCCAGCCAGGAGCTGGCGGGAGATCTGCTCAGGAACTGCTCTGCAGCCATTGCCTCTTTTCGTTCTGAGCACCTCTGA
- the thrC gene encoding threonine synthase: MIKFFSTNGHQERVDFKGALLAGQAPDKGLYMPESLPILSQEIIQGFPQMSYHQIAYQVIKPYIGELVAEQALLDMLKDAYSFDVPLERVYDGKYLLRLDRGPTCSFKDFAARLMARLMQYFLKEEGKSIIILTATSGDTGSAVAHAFYGLENIRVIVLFPEKEVTERQRRQMTTLGKNIYPLAVAGKFDDCQAQVKQAFADPDLAGLALSSANSINIGRLLPQAVYYFYAHSRVAPGGEKVVFSVPSGNFGDLMGGLIALKMGLPVKQFVAATNENDEFPLFMQTGRYEPIQPSKNCISNAMNVGHPSNLARLFALYGGQMDESGRVIRHPELSAMREEIYAVSISDEETRQTIKDAYTQHMVLLEPHGAVGWAGLQRYLREFGDWSPAVSLETADPAKFPDEIVRLTGINPPLPPAMASLDEKEENYLRMAGGYASLKEYLMEFF, from the coding sequence TTGATCAAGTTCTTCAGCACCAATGGCCACCAGGAAAGGGTGGACTTCAAAGGGGCCCTTCTGGCCGGCCAGGCCCCGGATAAGGGGCTATACATGCCAGAGAGCCTCCCCATCCTCTCCCAGGAGATCATCCAGGGCTTCCCCCAGATGAGCTATCATCAGATCGCCTACCAGGTCATCAAACCCTATATCGGAGAGCTGGTTGCTGAGCAGGCCCTTCTGGATATGCTAAAAGATGCCTACAGCTTTGATGTCCCCCTGGAGAGGGTCTATGACGGCAAGTATCTTCTCCGGCTGGATCGTGGCCCTACCTGCTCATTCAAGGACTTTGCCGCCCGCCTGATGGCAAGGCTGATGCAGTACTTCCTCAAAGAGGAGGGCAAGAGCATAATCATCTTGACTGCCACCTCCGGAGATACTGGCTCTGCAGTAGCACATGCATTCTACGGTCTGGAGAATATCAGGGTGATAGTGCTCTTCCCGGAAAAAGAGGTCACAGAGAGGCAGCGCCGGCAGATGACAACTTTGGGCAAGAACATCTATCCCCTGGCAGTGGCTGGAAAGTTCGATGACTGTCAGGCCCAGGTCAAGCAGGCATTTGCCGATCCTGATCTGGCCGGGCTGGCGCTCTCCTCTGCCAACTCCATAAATATTGGCCGGCTCCTGCCCCAGGCGGTTTATTACTTCTATGCCCATTCCCGGGTGGCACCAGGTGGGGAGAAGGTGGTATTCTCCGTTCCCAGCGGCAACTTCGGTGACCTGATGGGCGGGCTGATCGCCTTGAAGATGGGCCTTCCCGTGAAGCAGTTCGTGGCGGCCACCAATGAGAATGATGAGTTTCCCCTCTTTATGCAGACGGGCAGATATGAGCCCATCCAGCCGAGCAAGAACTGCATCTCCAATGCCATGAACGTCGGCCATCCCAGCAACCTGGCCCGGCTGTTCGCTCTTTATGGTGGCCAGATGGATGAGAGCGGCCGGGTGATCCGGCATCCAGAACTCTCTGCCATGCGCGAGGAGATCTATGCTGTATCCATCAGCGATGAAGAGACCCGACAGACAATAAAAGATGCCTACACCCAGCATATGGTCCTCCTGGAGCCTCACGGGGCGGTGGGATGGGCCGGTCTTCAGAGATATCTGAGAGAGTTCGGGGACTGGAGTCCGGCGGTCTCCCTGGAGACAGCAGATCCTGCCAAGTTCCCGGATGAGATCGTGCGCCTCACAGGGATCAATCCCCCGCTGCCTCCCGCTATGGCCAGCCTGGATGAGAAGGAAGAGAACTACCTGAGGATGGCCGGGGGTTATGCCTCTCTCAAAGAATATTTAATGGAATTTTTCTGA
- a CDS encoding CBS domain-containing protein, protein MSILVRDVMVRDVAYAQIPGNRDDVLKTLQDRKVSGLPVVKKGEVVGIITRSDLLRNREEDQTALLMTRDPVVISPDKSAVQAARLLVQHKIRRLPVVEDKKLVGMVTVADIIQVAVDMEITESIEPYLQKETVVLWSEMPLPVAGSIMEFAAVEACPVIDTDLKLVGIISDRDLIKASVIEESVEKTDMSADGGEDVWMWDRVMQIINKYYTVSRIKLRDIPVSEAMVPPKTAFKTDKVSDCAAVMRKNRIDQMPVVRASRKLMGMLKDTDILLALVDYCERSGA, encoded by the coding sequence TTGAGCATTCTCGTCAGGGATGTGATGGTCCGGGATGTGGCCTATGCCCAGATCCCTGGAAACAGGGATGACGTCCTGAAGACCCTGCAGGATAGGAAGGTATCAGGCCTGCCGGTGGTGAAGAAGGGCGAGGTGGTGGGAATCATCACCCGCTCCGATCTGCTCCGCAACCGGGAGGAGGATCAGACTGCTCTGCTCATGACCCGCGATCCAGTGGTGATCAGCCCGGATAAGAGCGCTGTTCAGGCCGCAAGGCTTCTGGTACAGCACAAGATAAGAAGGCTGCCGGTGGTGGAGGACAAAAAGCTGGTGGGAATGGTCACTGTAGCGGACATCATCCAGGTGGCTGTGGATATGGAGATAACAGAGAGCATAGAGCCCTACCTGCAGAAGGAGACAGTCGTCCTCTGGAGTGAGATGCCCCTTCCAGTGGCAGGATCGATTATGGAGTTTGCCGCCGTCGAGGCCTGTCCGGTTATTGATACCGATCTGAAGCTGGTGGGCATCATCTCTGACCGGGACCTGATCAAGGCCAGTGTAATCGAGGAGTCTGTGGAGAAGACGGATATGTCCGCAGATGGGGGAGAGGACGTCTGGATGTGGGACCGGGTGATGCAGATCATCAATAAGTATTACACCGTCTCCAGAATAAAACTGCGCGATATCCCGGTCAGCGAGGCAATGGTTCCTCCAAAGACGGCCTTCAAGACGGATAAGGTGAGCGACTGCGCTGCTGTGATGCGCAAGAACCGGATCGATCAGATGCCTGTGGTCAGGGCCAGCCGCAAGCTGATGGGAATGCTCAAGGACACCGATATCCTGCTGGCTTTAGTGGACTATTGCGAAAGATCGGGAGCCTGA
- a CDS encoding universal stress protein: MFEKILAATDGSEHGLRAAKVAVELAKLSGGRVYAIYVADTQRTAHLPDDMLLFSIKELLLKEGKEAIDQVQEIAEKKGVDFKGEVVEGNPSDEIIRYAKKGDMNMIVVGAVGRTGLDKFLLGSVAEKVVRNSKIPVLTVPREES, encoded by the coding sequence ATGTTCGAGAAGATTCTAGCGGCAACCGATGGATCGGAGCATGGATTAAGAGCGGCAAAAGTTGCAGTGGAGCTGGCCAAGCTCTCTGGTGGAAGGGTCTACGCCATCTATGTAGCAGATACACAGAGAACGGCTCACCTTCCCGATGATATGCTGCTGTTCAGCATCAAAGAGCTCCTGCTAAAAGAGGGAAAAGAGGCAATAGATCAGGTGCAAGAGATTGCGGAGAAGAAGGGGGTGGACTTCAAGGGTGAGGTGGTAGAGGGCAATCCCAGCGATGAGATCATACGTTATGCCAAGAAGGGTGATATGAATATGATCGTCGTCGGTGCCGTGGGCCGCACAGGCCTGGATAAGTTCCTCCTGGGGAGCGTGGCTGAGAAGGTGGTACGCAACTCCAAGATCCCCGTCCTGACCGTTCCAAGGGAGGAGTCTTGA
- a CDS encoding amidohydrolase family protein, giving the protein MSRVIIPRSPRSAGGRPGGDGPGRDMSGEVRPGGDKPDGDMPDGAWPGRDELLLQGTIIYGDDLQLLEGYISIRDGMIKEVDTGRVDADFEGIICPRFVNSHLHLGDSAFKDPPFQPLPQLVGPGGLKMHLLGSTPREHLIEGMRRSLLQMMASGTCAFADFREGGEEGIRMLEEAARDIPLLMRIFGRPLPGDTVTPEGCYGLGMSSTRDHDTGAVQRMVGEARRAGKKVAIHAGEASRDDIQDALSLLPDHLVHMSRAEESDLRSVARAGIPLVICPRSNLITGSGVPNVKKMMELGIVLGVGTDNVMLNSPNMFAEMHLISRALLHDDRQVFKMCTLNGAKIMGLDQKLGSIQEGKEAKVMVINEDSDNLWGSLHPLHSIVRRAEPTDILAIF; this is encoded by the coding sequence ATGTCAAGGGTCATAATACCCAGATCACCCAGGTCCGCCGGAGGCAGGCCAGGTGGAGATGGGCCGGGCAGAGATATGTCTGGTGAGGTCAGGCCTGGCGGAGATAAGCCCGATGGAGATATGCCTGATGGAGCCTGGCCCGGACGGGATGAGCTCCTTCTCCAGGGGACCATAATCTATGGCGATGATCTCCAGCTCCTGGAGGGCTACATCAGCATCCGGGACGGAATGATTAAAGAGGTGGACACCGGGCGGGTAGACGCCGATTTTGAGGGGATAATCTGTCCCCGTTTCGTCAACTCCCACCTTCATCTGGGCGACTCGGCCTTCAAGGATCCTCCCTTCCAGCCCCTTCCGCAGCTCGTCGGTCCAGGAGGGCTGAAGATGCATCTGCTGGGCAGCACGCCACGCGAGCATCTCATCGAGGGCATGAGAAGAAGCCTGCTCCAGATGATGGCCTCGGGCACCTGTGCCTTTGCCGACTTCCGCGAGGGGGGAGAGGAGGGGATCAGGATGCTCGAGGAGGCAGCAAGGGACATACCCCTTCTGATGCGCATCTTTGGCCGGCCCCTGCCGGGAGATACAGTGACCCCAGAGGGCTGCTATGGCCTGGGGATGAGCAGCACCAGGGATCATGATACTGGAGCAGTCCAGAGGATGGTCGGAGAGGCCCGGCGGGCGGGAAAGAAAGTGGCTATCCATGCAGGCGAGGCATCAAGAGACGATATACAAGATGCTCTCTCCCTGCTGCCTGATCATCTGGTGCATATGAGCAGAGCAGAGGAGTCTGATCTAAGATCTGTGGCCCGGGCAGGCATCCCCCTGGTGATCTGCCCCCGATCCAACCTCATCACCGGATCTGGCGTTCCCAATGTAAAAAAGATGATGGAGCTGGGGATAGTTCTGGGGGTTGGGACGGACAATGTGATGCTCAACTCTCCGAATATGTTCGCGGAGATGCATCTGATAAGCAGGGCTTTGCTACATGATGACAGACAGGTATTTAAGATGTGCACTCTAAATGGCGCTAAAATAATGGGACTTGATCAGAAGCTCGGGTCCATCCAGGAGGGAAAAGAGGCTAAGGTGATGGTAATCAACGAAGACTCGGACAACCTCTGGGGATCGCTCCATCCTCTTCATAGCATTGTGCGAAGAGCCGAGCCGACTGATATATTAGCAATATTCTAG
- a CDS encoding 2,5-diamino-6-(ribosylamino)-4(3H)-pyrimidinone 5'-phosphate reductase yields MRRPFVFINSAMSADGKISSIDHKQIRISGRDDLTRVDELRASSDAIMVGVGTVLADDPGLRIKSRLLQERRKDMGLDEEPLRIVADSNARTPANAKVLGARCVIAISRSAPEERRVGLRSRCEMIECGAEMVDLSELMGVLYDRGINRLMVEGGARLNWSLIELGLVDEIYVFIGGLIIGGERAPSLVDGSGFRSSFPRISLLSAQRMDEGILLQWSFDRNRKVQQ; encoded by the coding sequence TTGAGGCGGCCCTTTGTATTCATAAATAGCGCCATGAGCGCTGATGGAAAGATCAGCTCGATAGATCACAAACAGATAAGGATCTCAGGAAGAGATGACCTGACGAGGGTGGACGAGCTGCGGGCTTCAAGCGATGCCATCATGGTGGGAGTGGGGACAGTCCTGGCGGACGATCCCGGGTTGAGGATCAAGTCCAGGCTCCTGCAGGAGAGGAGAAAGGATATGGGGCTGGATGAGGAGCCACTGCGAATTGTGGCGGACAGCAATGCCCGCACCCCGGCCAATGCAAAGGTCCTCGGAGCGAGGTGCGTGATCGCCATCTCTCGTTCTGCCCCTGAGGAGAGGAGAGTGGGGCTTAGATCTCGCTGTGAGATGATCGAGTGCGGCGCTGAGATGGTGGACCTCTCAGAGCTCATGGGAGTGCTGTATGATCGGGGTATTAACCGTCTTATGGTGGAGGGGGGGGCTCGACTCAACTGGTCACTTATAGAGCTAGGCCTGGTCGATGAGATCTACGTTTTTATTGGAGGCTTGATCATCGGGGGGGAGAGGGCACCCAGCCTGGTGGATGGCTCTGGATTTCGCAGCTCTTTTCCCAGGATCAGCCTCCTGTCTGCTCAGAGGATGGATGAGGGCATTCTCCTCCAGTGGAGCTTCGATCGCAATAGAAAAGTTCAACAATGA
- the fpoO gene encoding F420H2 dehydrogenase subunit FpoO, which translates to MADCDLCTRARPTLYPIKAPVHNLTYPEGAYKGVCDICLEHLEKGWQERFGTKPENKE; encoded by the coding sequence ATGGCTGACTGTGATCTATGCACCCGCGCTCGACCAACACTCTATCCCATAAAGGCCCCTGTGCACAACCTGACCTATCCTGAGGGGGCTTATAAGGGAGTATGCGATATCTGTCTAGAGCATCTGGAGAAGGGATGGCAGGAGCGTTTCGGGACCAAGCCGGAGAACAAGGAGTAG
- a CDS encoding saccharopine dehydrogenase family protein — protein MKALVLGGTGRIGSAVAWDLARYGGVDEVGIVGRSRSSLQKALEWIGGERVVAHSIDISDSRESRRLMQKYDIGIIALPERKSSYKAVETAIGAGLDAVDILEEYHRRPDPYEKEGMAAPAGMSLDEYGESLHKKAIECGVTLLDGMGFAPGLSNVTLGEGIRRVGAKRAVARVGGIPSREAAARHPLQYMITWSFDHVLREYMVGVRVLEDGRVSEVEATSGRESFRFKECGIDEELECAITPGMPSFLYTHSHLESFCEKTIRWPGHWQAIDTLKECGLLDIAPISYAGQDISPRDFFLRLIEPRLKPLPGDEDVCVMWNSAQGSEEQADCFMWAEADSKNGITAMARVTGSAAAIAARFLAQGRIGEKGIVAPEEAFCGELYGELYGDLLQELKRRGINIVEVIKPVESKASLDA, from the coding sequence TTGAAGGCGCTCGTCCTGGGAGGGACGGGGAGGATCGGCTCTGCGGTGGCCTGGGATCTGGCCAGATATGGCGGTGTCGATGAGGTAGGAATCGTAGGTAGAAGCCGCAGTTCACTGCAAAAGGCCCTTGAGTGGATAGGGGGCGAGAGGGTTGTAGCTCACTCTATCGATATCTCTGACTCCAGAGAATCCAGGAGGCTGATGCAGAAATATGATATAGGAATCATCGCCCTTCCGGAGAGAAAGAGCAGCTATAAGGCAGTGGAGACGGCAATAGGAGCCGGCCTGGACGCTGTGGACATACTGGAGGAGTATCACCGCCGGCCCGACCCCTATGAGAAGGAGGGTATGGCGGCACCAGCGGGCATGAGCCTGGACGAGTATGGAGAGTCACTGCATAAGAAGGCTATTGAATGCGGTGTCACCCTCCTGGATGGCATGGGCTTTGCCCCTGGCCTCTCCAATGTCACCCTGGGCGAGGGCATCAGAAGGGTGGGGGCAAAGAGAGCAGTGGCGCGGGTGGGAGGGATTCCCAGCCGGGAGGCGGCCGCTCGCCACCCTCTGCAGTATATGATCACCTGGTCATTCGATCATGTCCTGCGCGAGTATATGGTTGGGGTCAGGGTGCTGGAGGATGGCCGGGTCTCAGAGGTGGAGGCGACCTCAGGCCGGGAGAGCTTCCGGTTCAAGGAATGCGGCATCGATGAGGAGCTGGAGTGTGCCATCACCCCGGGGATGCCCAGCTTCCTGTACACCCACAGCCATCTGGAGAGCTTCTGTGAGAAGACCATTCGCTGGCCGGGCCACTGGCAGGCCATCGATACCCTGAAAGAGTGCGGCCTTTTGGATATAGCCCCCATAAGCTATGCCGGCCAGGACATCTCGCCGCGGGATTTTTTCTTAAGGCTCATAGAGCCGAGGCTCAAGCCACTGCCCGGCGATGAGGATGTCTGTGTGATGTGGAACAGCGCCCAGGGCAGTGAAGAACAGGCGGACTGCTTCATGTGGGCGGAAGCAGACAGCAAGAACGGGATAACTGCCATGGCCAGGGTGACAGGCTCCGCTGCTGCCATTGCAGCGAGGTTTCTGGCCCAGGGAAGGATCGGGGAGAAGGGCATTGTGGCACCGGAGGAGGCCTTCTGCGGCGAGCTTTATGGTGAGCTCTATGGCGACCTCCTACAGGAGCTAAAGAGAAGGGGCATCAACATAGTAGAAGTGATAAAGCCAGTCGAGTCGAAAGCCTCGCTTGATGCATAA